The DNA region GGTGGAGGGGCTCTTCGAAGATGCTGAACACGTCTCCCGATTCCACGATCTTCCCGGCGTACATCACGTAAATACGGTCGCAGATCTCCGCCACGATGCCGAGGTCGTGCGTGATCAGAAGCAGCGATGTCCCCTTTTCGGCCTTGATGGTCTTGACCAGATCCAGGATTTGGGCCTGGACGGTCACATCCAACGCCGTGGTGGGTTCGTCCGCGATCAAGAGCGACGGGGCGTTGGCCACGGCGATCGCGATCAGGACGCGCTGGCGCATGCCGCCGCTGAGCTCGTGCGGGTATTGCTGCGCCACCTTCGGAGGATCGGCAATGCCGACGGATTCCAGCAGCTTGAGCACCGATTGCTCCGGCGCCGGAGCGGCGATGGCTTCGGCGATCTGTCTTCCCACTTTCATCACAGGGTTGAGATAGGTCATGGGATCCTGGAAAACCATCGAGATTTCCCTTCCCCTGACCTCCCTCATCTCCCGCTCGTCGAGCCTCAGAAGGTCCCGCCCGCGGAACCGGATTTCGCCTTCCTC from Candidatus Zixiibacteriota bacterium includes:
- a CDS encoding ABC transporter ATP-binding protein, with translation MENVLLEVKGLKTYLRTSLGLVRAVDGVDLCISKGEAVGLVGESGCGKTMTAHSLLKLVPSPPGFIEEGEIRFRGRDLLRLDEREMREVRGREISMVFQDPMTYLNPVMKVGRQIAEAIAAPAPEQSVLKLLESVGIADPPKVAQQYPHELSGGMRQRVLIAIAVANAPSLLIADEPTTALDVTVQAQILDLVKTIKAEKGTSLLLITHDLGIVAEICDRIYVMYAGKIVESGDVFSIFEEPLHPYTQGLLRSSLSIAEFREKLETIEGAVPNLLDPPAGCRFHPRCPAAMSVCREKEPSPVQEKPGRQVSCWLYEKERRHGTHP